DNA from Elaeis guineensis isolate ETL-2024a chromosome 2, EG11, whole genome shotgun sequence:
GGTCGgcatccctctttctccctcttccttttttctttcttgtccTCTTCTTTCTCATCCatttctcctcctctccttccttctttttctctctcctccttttttctcctctcttttctttacccattcctcttttctcttttcttcttcactTTCTCCACCCATTCTCCTCCCCTTCCTTCCCATGCATTTCTTCTCCTCATCTTTTTTCTCCAAGCCATCCACAAACTATCTCTCTTTATGGCGGCCTCTTCcatcttcttctatttttatcttttttatcttttttctcccatcatcttctcctcctccttcacCTTATTTCTTGCTGGCggcctctctctcctcctcttctttcttcttattctCTTTCTCTTCCAAACTAACCTATGAGCCCTATCCCTTGAAATGGCCCCCTTTAAATCCGTCCATTCTCATCGGTAAAAAAATCCTTCTCTACTCCTTTTTCCTcattaatttttctttcttcataaTGGCTCCCTccacctctttttttttcctcatccATTTTACCTCCTCATTCTCCTTTTCCTCTAAACCGTCCATAAGCCATCCTCTTCACGACGGCCCCTTCCACCTCCATCTTTTTTTGCCGATAACCCATTTTTTCCCTCTTCTTCCTCCCTACTCTTTTCTCCTTCTtatcctcctctttctcctctaacTCATTCCTTATCTGCAATTATTttcctctcattttttttctctccatcttttttttttatcttcttctttctttaagTCCATCTACGAATAAAAAGCACTTTGgtgcattgaaaaaaaaatctaacatcgtttattaataaaataaataattaaattatattgaaATATATCGAGAATTAGAAGAGTtagtttaataatttttaaagtacaaaaggtacatataaaattgaattaaaattgaaagattatttttataatttattaattaaaaaaatatagagatttaaaaaaaaataaaaaataaggaaaattttaaagatactACAAAACCAAGTGTCAGAAAGCAGCAACGACGGCGGAACAAGCGAGAAATGGCTCTGCCCACCCTCTGCTATCTTGACAACCTACTTCTAAAACCCCGTCTCTCCATCTCCGCCTcccaaaaccctaaccctaacgcaACCTtcgtctctctcttctcttcgccTCGTAGAGGGAAGTTCTCCATCTCTCCAGGGTTCCGCGGCCCTTCTTCTTTGTTCCCCATCCGATGCTCGAGCAGCAGCAATGCGGACTACGAGCACGCGCGGGTGGTCCACCCAAGGCCCCAAGAGATCCCCTGGAGGAAGGAGCTCGCCAATTCCGTCCGTCTGATCGGAATCATAGGGGCGCCCATCCAAATCAAGCATCTTAGCAGCGGAAAGGTTGTTGCTTGGACCCGCCTCGGCGTCAAGAAATCCGCCTCGGAGACCAGCTGGTAGACCCCAGCGACCTCGCTTTCTTCCACCATTGTCTCCGTCTATCGCGGCCAAGCAACCAAAATTGCATTTTTTTGGGGTTCGCGAGGCCGCAGTCCAGGCTTTCGACAGTAGTCTTATGGAATTGTTGATTTATGTGTTGGGTTGTGCTTCAGGATCAATCTTACGTTCTGGGATGAGCTGGCTCATGTAGCCTTTCAGCATGTGGAGAAGGGTCACCAGGTTTATGTTTCTGGACGGCTCGTGTCGGATGTCGTCGAAAGAGACGACGAGAATCAGCAGGTTTATTACAAGGTTCTGTTCTGATTCCTTCTTTAGTTTCTTCCAGTCAGTGCATGTTCTTGTTTAGTTGATAGTGGATTCTACGCTTCTAAAATGGGGCTTGTCTCCTGGCAGGTGGTGGTTCAGCAGCTGAATTTTATTGAGAGAAGCTTCCCGCCAGTATTGTTGTATGAACCAGTGGCAAACTCAGGGGTGTCAGGTACtcataatattttttcttaaagataacCCAAAAGAGCAGTAGCGCTGGTAAATTCTAAAATTCATGTGGGTTCCTTATGCCGAGTAACAAGGTTTTTTTATGACTGATATCTCATCTTGTTAAGTGAGCGGTACCTAGATGAAGCAATTTATTAGTTTACCTTGGCTAAAATAAAAGGCTAATTAAATAGTAAAATAACCAATAAATTTGAGATCTTGACTGATTGTTTAACGATTGAGATActgaaataatttttgatgttgTAACTTCAAAGTTAACCATGGCTATCATTGATGTTAgtatctaatcattaattaacccATTCTAAGATGGTAGAATAAAGACTAGAATGATTAGAATATCAGCTGATATATTGACATAGTATCGGATGGTTTCTCATTGACATATATTGGTTCATGCATGTATGGATGTAGCTGGTAAAATCTCAAAATCGTGTGGATTCCTTGTGCCAAGAAACAAGGTTTTAGTTGACTGATATCTCATCTTGTTAAGTGAGCAGTGCCTAGATGAGTTGATATATAATGATTgagatactaaaataatttttgatgttgTAAGTTCAAGGTTAACCACTGCTATCGCTGATTTTAGTATCTAGTCATTAATAAACCCATTCTAAGATAGTCGGAGAAAGAATAGAATGATTAAAATATCAGCTGTTATATTGGCACTGTCTGACAGTATCTCATTAACATatgtgtatgcatgcatgcatatatgtatgtgtatatgtacaaTTCAGCTTAGAAAACAAGACACAAAGTAAGCCAAACAATCCTCTGCCTCAAGTCTAGTCAGTGTGAGTTGATCTATTATTTTCAGACTTAAGACAAATGGAAGATCCTTGAACCATGATGAGTGATCAAACTTTTAGCATCACTTGGCATGACTAGGGATCCTTCATGCTGAGTGATGACATTTCCATAAAGGTTGTTTTGGATCACTCATCATGATCCTTCATGCCAAGTGATGACATAACACAGTTGGATACTTTGCACGGAGCTCTGTcactttaatataaaattttatcaagCTGGAATAAATATAATAACACTTAGGTCACGTTTGGTACGCTGGAATGGAATTAGTCAGGAATGGAATGAGGTAAGGAATGGAATGGAATCAGCATTCCCATTCCTTTGTTTGGAGGATGAGCGGAAGGGAATGGCGGTGAGAGGTGTGGCGCGGAGAAGCCATTGGCGGCGGGGGTGGTGGCACGGGAAGCCGCGGGCACCACCTAAGGTGGAGGCATGAGAGGGGGAGAGGGAAGCGAAGACCGATAGAGGGAGGGGTGGGGGGGCGTGGCGTGGGGGTTCGGGAGGGGGCGGCACGACTGCTGGTGAGAGGAGGGAAGACTGCCAGGGGGCGGGTGTGGCACGAGCGCTCGAGAGGGGGGGGGGGCAGACCACCAGGGGGGTGAGGGGGGGCGCGGCATGAGGTTCCGGTGGGGGGCCGGTGGCACGAGCACCAGGGGGGAGGGGGGAAGACCTCGAGGGAGGGGGGGCGCGGCATGATCACGAGAGGAAGAGGGGGCGGGGGGGCGGAGGGAGggtattttaggaaaaaaatgatTATGTGGAATGGAATACCATTCCTTTGGTTCCTCAATGGAATGGATTTTTATTCCATGGATTAGATTTTCATCCCTTAGGAATGGGCATTCCAACCCACGAAGCTCTACCAAACAGTGGAATCAGAATCAAATGATGGAATGGTGATTCCATTCCATTTCAGTGTACCAAACATAGCCTTAATTGCTTCGTAAGCATGGAATCCAGTATTTTAAATCTGAGAGCTAAGGTCCATGCCCAAGTCCCAATTTCAAAAGTAGGGCTTTTGAATCCCAACTTTATGATCAAGAATTAAATAAACCATGAAATTTCATATCATGATGAAAAAAATCTTTGCGAATTCAGAACCTATGTCTACACATCCAAGCAAGTGATAACAAAGAGAAACGAAGGATGGCCTTTAGGCATAACTACTAACACTTATCATGCATATAACTACAATTCAGGTTTAGAGAACAGAATAGTGCCAAGCATCAAAAGAAAACACATACCTTGAAGAAAAAGGATATCTCAAGAAAAGCTCTCAACAAAGAGTTGATATCCAATTTCAAATCAAGcgacaaaaaataaataataggtATTGGGTGTTTAACATGCAAACACCTGCAAAGAAAAAGTAGTAAACAGAAGCTTGGATGGACAAACCTCGCAGCACCTACACCTGTGTTGCCATGAAGAAATCAGCATCAATTGTTTTCGTTGTTGCTGAGTGCTTCCATCAGAGAAAGTAGCCAGTATATTGGAGATTGAAACTTGCTGCCTTGGTCTTGAGGGAAGAAGCCAGCAAATAGCAAAGCAGGACCTGTTTAGAATTGGAGTTGCTACTCTTCAAGAGAGAATATCTCATGCAGAGTTTTTGTTATGTTGAAGATACAGCCTTATGATGTCACGGAAGAAGTGCTGTTAAGTTTTGTAGTGGTGCACGTGAAGTTTTAAtggggcaagaaaagaaaagtccATTGTGGTCATGGAGTGATGAAGAGACATGGGTCTAAAAGGGTTTCAAATTGGTGTTTGAATTTATGTACAAGTCAAGCCGATAAATGTTGGGAAGTAAGCTGAGATGGGAAAGCAGCTAAGATAAATCCTATTATATGTAAGAATTAGTACAATGAATTATCTCTTAATTTGGggagcataaaaaaataaaatactgaTTGGAACAACATTCGATAAGTATGCACTAATCTGATTGTGGGAATATTTAATGAGATATAATTTATTTAGAGTGCCTCGGTCAGGTGATACATCTCAAGTTgtcatatcataaataattcaactTTAAAAAACAAGCCTCCATCTCAAATTTGGCCTCAAATAGGCTTTATCTGAAATTCTTTGCCTCAAATTAGTGTCACCCAATGTCTACCGAACCACCCATTTTGAGGTCTAATTGAACCAACCGGTACAGGACCAGGTGGATTCAATAGTTTGGCTGGGACTTGATTCAAATTGGCTTGAACACTCTGAACCAAGTGGAATCACCCGGTTCCATTCAGTTCTAAGTGGTTTGACTCGGTTTAAGGGTTGATTCAACCCAGTTATCTTTAAAGCCCCCATCTTGGTTCTTACTCGATCGTGTCGACTTCACATGAGCCTCTCACTCGTGATCATTTGCAAGGTTGAGACCCTTGCCTCTAGGGTTTCAATTTTTTGCTGCTACCATTATTAATGATGACAACAACACCAATGATAAGAAATGATGCCAAGTACCCCTCtcgtcctctctctccctctcccgctttcctcttctccctctctctaccTCTCTCCCTCCCCTTCTTGCCTTCTCTTTCTGTCTCCCTCCCTCTGGTTTCGATATGCATTTGGTCGGTATGATGCATCTCATTACCATACCAAACCAATAGCTAGCTTCTATAATGCCCAATATTGACTTCCGAACCTTGTTTTCACCTCATTTAACATGCCTACTTCATATAGATTTTGGCTTAGACCTGGCCCCACCTTTAGGGATTTCTATGCCTCAATTGACCACTCTTCTAAGGAACTTAAATGGGTTTTTTCTttaaatatcaataaatattgGATGGGCACCTTTAGGAACACAAATTGGTGTTGCCCTCTAGAGGATACATGACTCAAATGTTTCatctatgtaaaaaaaaattataataaaataagataccTTTTTTTGTGATAAGTGCACTCTTTTGAGGTAAATCTAGAGATACAAACAAGTCAAGCTATTCGCGAGCTACTCAAGCTCTACTCAATTTGGTTATTATTCAACTCGATAGCTTGAGTGTCTCgaataatttttgaagtcaaACTCAAGTAGCAAGATATTCGACTTAAAAGCTCGTGAGCCTATTTGagttcatatatatttttataatactatttttatttataatatatattattagtaggttAAGGCTCGAATTTGAACTTGAACTcgagctcgagtatggctcggttGATATTTGAGTTGAGTCAAGTCGATCTCGAGTGCTGTCTTTTTTTATCAACCTGAGTTTGAGTTTGGGATATTAAGGCTTGATCGAACTTAAGTCAAGTTTCAGATTCGAGTATTTTTGAATTGAGTCAAGCTCAAGCTTCTGGCTACTCGACTCGGCTTAATTGCAACCCTAGGTAAATCGGGTTCTTAAAACAAGACATGTTTCTTAATTGATTGCCTCTTTAATCTTCAGCCTACTTTATTGACCAGATGTGTAATACCATCTTAAATAGGTATATCTCATCATctcaaattaaaataagataGATATTATCTGCGCCTCTATCCTTTGGGGGGAGGGCAAACCTGCTAAGGGATATGTACATGAAATTTGAAGAAACAAAGATGGCCACGGAGGTGCTTCTTGTGAAGAAGTAAAGAGAGATGCTCATCATAAGTGCTCGATGTGCAAAAAACTcgagagatgcatgatcagcagaAGGAAAAAGACTTGACATGAAGTTAAAAGTTACAGCTATGGTTAATCTTCTGATTgcaattttattttaaaagatttCCACTTGATCATGTAATGATGTGAACCATTTTGTAACAATTTATGAATGAAATTATACATAAATATTTCTatctttatatcattattttctttttctatgttttttttttggggaagGTTCTAATCTTTTAATTGGAGGTCCTATTCAGCATGAGCGTAAGAGATAATTAACAATGTTTCTTGAGTAGTCATTGGGAGAGGATGCCCCATACAAAAGGAGTTCCATGCATTTGGACTCGAAATTTCACAAAATGGAAAAAATTTGTTGGATTTTATCTTCTTGGTCCTGCAAATACAGGTCTGATGTGCCCCAAAGAATTGCTCTATGGCTGCATAAACTTGACTATGCAAATAATGTCAATATTAAGGTGGCATACTCTATGGTCCTGATCTCATTAGATTTTATGGTAGGCCTTATCTTGTGTCGGAGTAGTGTCTAGTGGTTAAGCTCATTGGCTGAAAGCAAGATGCCTGACATGCCCTTTAATTAGGTACATAACAAACAACCTTTTATGTTTCTCAGACCAGGAATATGGCAACAATTCATGGATGGTTGGCATCAGATTTAGGGCTGTAAATGGGTTAGATCCATGCTACATCAGCATCCTAAATAAAGGAAATAAGGTTTGGGTTTGGGTTCACATCAATCAAAATGCATAAGCTCCGAACTTGAATACAAACTCAATTAACAGTTGGATTCGAGTTTTTTGGTGTTCAATTCAGCGCATgattttatcttatatttatttgtgCTATTACTTTTTCGTAGTTTTCTACCACTTAGACGAAGATATTATTTAATAAAGTTATGActtgaaaatattatttattgGTTTATGAAAAGATTTATCTGATTTAAATGAAACTGAGATGTAAGTGTTAGCTAGGATTCGGGACCTGAAATGGCAATGGACAATAGTTAAGGAGAGCATGCATGAGGAAAAAAGTACAAATCTAAATGCGGAGAAAAAGAATCAATTTAAGTCATATAGTTGATTCTCTTTATATTCCTATATCTTTATGTATTACATATAtagtatgtatttatatattcgGACTATTGGTCTATCAGATTTGAATATAGCTAGATCCAAGTTCGATGGCAAGAATTTGCATCCTATATATGGAATCCAACTTTGGTCTGATAAGATTATCTGAAACTTAAATTGGATATATAACCGGATTATTAGAAAATAATCAGTTCAACCTGCCAGGTTTTCAGATACCATTTCGCCTGTAATATAGGTAGTAATACCTCCTCATACTTGGTTCATGCCTTGAAACTGACTGCATAAAGATGAGGTAAGGCTTGGTGGTTATGTGTACTTTACTCTTTGTTTTTGTGGTGTTGAAGGTGCAAAGCTTGGGAATTATGTGAGTAATTCTTCTGCTTCAATTGAAGAGCTATGGCAAGCATTCTTTGCTAATCCAATTGATTGGTGGGATAACAGGAAAAATAAGGTAAGCTCTTTTATTTTAAGCTACTGTATGCACATCGGCTCATGTATTGCCATATATGCTATGAATATGTGCTATGTCTCATATGCATATGATATATCTCAAAGCAAAATGAATACTCATGCACATGTTAGATCCATTGACATTTATGCAGCATACACTTGTAAAAGGGTTTATCTACAACTAGCCAATGCTTGCGTCATCTGTATGCATTTGCAGATGCACATACATAGGGGTATGATGACCTGGAAGTAGTCGGTTACTCAAAACTATGTTTCATACTTGATTCTTCTTCATGCTAAGATTCTCTCTTTTCAGTCCCTATTCATCTGGACCCTGATATGAAACTTGGCAGTCTTTACCGTGTAATTGAAGGCCCAATGCTAGGTGTCATTGTCCAGATTGcttttaaaaagaaaatgaaTTGTTTCTTATACTCATTACTTTTGCATCAGGTGATTGCTATGCTAACAGTTTTTCAACATGCCAAAATTTTCTTAGTTCTAAAAACTATTCGCACCAGTTGAATTTTGGCATACATGTACTATTAGATAGGGAGGAAAAGGATTCATGTCCG
Protein-coding regions in this window:
- the LOC105055843 gene encoding protein OSB1, mitochondrial, translating into MALPTLCYLDNLLLKPRLSISASQNPNPNATFVSLFSSPRRGKFSISPGFRGPSSLFPIRCSSSSNADYEHARVVHPRPQEIPWRKELANSVRLIGIIGAPIQIKHLSSGKVVAWTRLGVKKSASETSWINLTFWDELAHVAFQHVEKGHQVYVSGRLVSDVVERDDENQQVYYKVVVQQLNFIERSFPPVLLYEPVANSGVSGAKLGNYVSNSSASIEELWQAFFANPIDWWDNRKNKKSPKYPDFKHKDTGEALWIEAKYNPPWVKSQLAILDSRKDSLQADGTSSTISVMYDDDLGLAPF